One Ficedula albicollis isolate OC2 chromosome Z, FicAlb1.5, whole genome shotgun sequence DNA window includes the following coding sequences:
- the AGTPBP1 gene encoding cytosolic carboxypeptidase 1 isoform X2: protein MNKAKISSEKSVPASSRTLSLLSQLEKINVGSVSGEPDNARYVTSKILHMVQSQEKTRKEITSKGSTGIDVILSTLENTRDLQTILNILNILIEVVSVGGGRRASVIVTKGGTQILLQLLLTASKDCPPNEELMVLLHTLLAKIGQKDKKIGMKARITGVLSTSLNLVKHNLQNHRLVLPCLQVLRVYSTNSVNAVSLGKNGVVELLFKIIGPFSKKNTSLIKVALDTLAALLKSKTNARRAVDRGYVQVLLTIYIDWHHHDGRHRYMLIRKGVLQCIKSVTNIKLGRKAFLDANGMKILYNTSQECLAVRTLDPLVNTSSLIMRKCFPKNRLPLPTIKSAFHFQLPVIPASGPVAQLYSLPPDVDDVVDESDDNDDAEIETETEAETETEIDDDKDQHFKNDDIETDINKLKPRRELGRSMEELKMYEQFFPELSENFQELDLVSKERKPFAPDANMSRPIVVPTASEENSAEVNPSTKGVALKVCSPLLAEGYNRRPVFLGLPKKDNVKDSNLHQENDEKNMLPSSQCLSQEIVKGLDRISLQNNEKSDQYYGTGCVVKKESKANPTTLACSKSCDHVSPCGGSLFEGPSVQLGKLCCTGVDSEEEGDSSSSGEHVMLQVSDVSPVHDCDLYLEIVKNTKSIPDYSEVAYPDYFGHIPPPFKEPILERPYGVQRTKICQDIERLIYQNDIIDRVVYDLDNLSCSVPEEADVLKFNSKFESGNLRKVIQIRKNEYDLILNSDINSNHYHQWFYFEVSGMKTGIGYRFNIINCEKSNSQFNYGMQPLMYSVQEALHSRPCWTRVGRDICYYKNHFSRSSIAAGGQKGKSYYTITFTVTFRHKDDVCYFAYHYPYTYTTLKMHLKKLESMHNPQQIYFRQDVLCETLAGNSCPLVTITAMPESNYYEHISQFRNRPYIFLSARVHPGETNASWVMKGTLEYLMSNSPNAQCLRESYIFKIIPMLNPDGVINGNHRCSLSGEDLNRQWQNPNPDLHPTIYHAKGLLQYLAAINRLPLVYCDYHGHSRKKNVFMYGCSIKETMWHTSVNAATCGLTEDPSYRVLPKILSQTAPAFCMGSCSFVVEKSKESTARVVVWREIGVQRSYTMESTLCGCDQGKYKGLQIGTRELEEMGAKFCVGLLHLKGMSSPLEYNLSSSLLDIENELMESSCKVTSKLF, encoded by the exons TGTTCCTGCCAGTTCTCGGACTTTAtccctgctgtcacagctggagAAGATCAATGTGGGCTCTGTATCAGGAGAACCAGACAATGCCAGATATGTTACCTCGAAGATCCTTCATATGGTCCAGAGTCAAG AAAAAACCAGGAAAGAGATTACATCTAAGGGCTCTACTGGAATAGATGTTATTTTGTCAACCCTAGAG AACACAAGAGATCTTCAAACTATTCTAAATATATTGAATATTCTCATTGAAGTAGTCTCCGTTG GTGGTGGTCGGAGAGCAAGTGTCATAGTCACCAAAGGAGGGACACAGATCTTGTTACAGCTGCTTTTGACTGCCAGCAAAGACTGTCCACCAAATGAAGAACTAATGGTGCTTCTTCATACTCTTCTTGCAAAAATTGGTCAAAAAG ACAAGAAGATTGGCATGAAAGCAAGAATAACTGGTGTCCTAAGCACATCGTTGAATTTAGTGAAGCATAATTTACAGAACCACAGGCTAGTATTGCCATGTCTTCAAGTATTAAGAGTTTATTCAACCAACT CTGTAAATGCAGTATCTCTGGGAAAGAATGGAGTAGTAGAACTGCTGTTTAAGATCATTGGTCCTTTTAGTAAAAAGAACACTAGCCTTATAAA GGTTGCTTTAGACACACTTGCTGCATTGCTAAAATCAA aaacaaaTGCCAGGAGAGCAGTAGACAGAGGATATGTGCAGGTGCTTTTAACGATTTACATTGATTGGCACCATCATGATGGTCGACACAGATACATGCTGATACGTAAAGGAGTGTTACAGTGCATTAAAAGTGTTACAAATATcaaactgggaagaaaagccTTTCTTGATGCCAATGGGATGAAAATTCTTTACAACACTTCACAG GAGTGCCTTGCAGTAAGAACTCTTGATCCTCTCGTCAATACATCCAGCCTAATaatgagaaaatgttttcccaaaAATCGTCTTCCTTTACCAACTATTAAAAGTGCTTTCCATTTCCAACTCCCAGTTATTCCTGCCAGTGGTCCTGTGGCTCAGCTGTACAGTTTGCCTCCTGATG TGGATGATGTAGTAGATGAAAGTGATGATAACGATGATGCTGAAATAGAAACCGAAACAGAAGCTGAAACTGAAACTGAAATAGATGATGACAAGGACCAACATTTTAAG AATGATGATATTGAGACTGATATTAATAAACTGAAACCTAGACGGGAATTGGGAAGATCCATGGAAGAACTGAAAATGTATGAGCAATTTTTCCCGGAACTTTCGGAAAACTTTCAG gaattGGACTTAGTTTCCAAGGAACGAAAGCCTTTTGCACCTGATGCAAATATGAGTAGACCTATTGTTGTTCCTACAGCCAGTGAGGAGAACTCTGCTGAAGTAAATCCATCAACAAAAGGAGTTGCTTTAAAGGTGTGCAGTCCTTTATTGGCAGAGGGATACAATAGAAGACCAGTGTTTCTGGGACTACCAAAGAAAGATAACGTGAAAGACAGTAATTTACATCaggaaaatgatgaaaaaaacatGCTTCCATCAAGCCAGTGTCTAAGCCAAGAAATTGTGAAAGGCTTGGACAGAATCAGTCtccaaaacaatgaaaaaagtgATCAGTATTATGGTACAGGGTGTGTAGtaaagaaggaaagcaaagctaATCCTACCACACTTGCTTGTAGTAAATCCTGTGATCATGTTTCACCCTGTGGAGGTAGTCTCTTTGAAGGACCATCTGTCCAGCTGGGAAAACTCTGCTGCACTGGAGTGGATTCAGAGGAGGAGGGGGATTCCAGTTCATCAGGAGAACATGTCATGCTTCAAGTTTCTGATGTATCACCAGTTCATGACTGTGATCTTTATCTTGAAATAGTGAAGAACACAAAGTCTATTCCAGATTACTCAGAAGTGGCCTATCCAGATTATTTTGGCCATATTCCTCCCCCATTTAAGGAACCTATTCTGGAAAGGCCATATGGGGTGCAGAG gacAAAAATCTGCCAAGATATTGAAAGGCTGATTTATCAAAATGACATTATAGATAGAGTTGTGTATGACCTTGATAATTTGAG TTGTTCTGTACCAGAGGAGGCAGATGTTTTGAAGTTTAATTCCAAATTTGAATCTGGAAACCTGCGCAAAGTTATTCAGATCAGAAA aaatgagtATGATCTAATTCTGAACTCAGATATAAATAGCAATCATTATCATCAGTGGTTTTACTTTGAAGTCAGTGGAATGAAAACTGGCATTGGTTACCGTTTTAACATCATCAACTGTGAAAAGTCGAACAGTCAGTTCAACTACG gTATGCAGCCCCTCATGTATTCTGTTCAGGAAGCACTGCATTCTCGACCATGTTGGACTCGTGTTGGGAGAGATATATGTTACTACAA gaatcACTTTTCAAGAAGTTCAATTGCTGCTGGGGGCCAGAAAGGAAAATCCTATTACACAATTACATTCACAGTGACTTTCCGACATAAAGATGATGTGTGCTACTTTGCTTACCATTATCCATATACATACACAACTTTAAAG ATGCATCTTAAGAAGCTGGAATCTATGCACAACCCTCAACAGATATATTTTCGGCAAGATGTTCTCTGTGAGACCCTGGCTGGCAACAGCTGTCCATTAGTCACTATTACAGCTATGCCAGAGTCCAATTACTATGAACATATCTCTCAGTTCA GGAATCGTCCTTATATATTCCTGTCTGCTCGTGTACATCCTGGAGAGACTAATGCAAGCTGGGTTATGAAGGGAACACTGGAATACCTTATGAGCAATAGTCCAAATGCGCAGTGTTTACGGGAAtcttatattttcaaaattattcccATGCTCAATCCAGATGGTGTCATCAATGGAAA CCACCGTTGCTCTTTAAGTGGAGAAGATTTAAACAGACAGTGGCAAAATCCAAATCCAGACCTGCATCCCACTATTTACCATGCTAAAGGGTTGCTGCAATATCTGGCTGCTATAAATCGTTTGCCTTTG GTCTACTGTGATTATCATGGTCATTCTCGTAAAAAGAATGTATTTATGTATGGCTGCAGCATCAAAGAGACAATGTGGCATACAAGTGTTAATGCTGCCACTTGTGGCCTGACAGAAGACCCTAGTTACAGG GTACTCCCCAAGATCCTGAGCCAGACTGCCCCCGCGTTCTGCatgggcagctgcagctttgttGTGGAAAAATCCAAGGAATCTACAGCACGAGTTGTTGTCTGGAGAGAGATAGGAGTACAAAGGAGCTACACAATGGAAAGCACTTTATGTGGATGTGACCAGGGCAAGTATAAA ggGTTGCAGATAGGTACAAGAGAACTGGAGGAGATGGGAGCAAAGTTCTGTGTTGGCTTGCTGCATTTAAAAGGAATGTCCTCACCTTTGGAATACAACCTGTCTTCTAGTCTGTTGGATATTGAAAATGAGCTGATGGAGTCAAGCTGTAAAGTGACAAG taaattgttctga
- the AGTPBP1 gene encoding cytosolic carboxypeptidase 1 isoform X1, with translation MNKAKISSEKSVPASSRTLSLLSQLEKINVGSVSGEPDNARYVTSKILHMVQSQEKTRKEITSKGSTGIDVILSTLENTRDLQTILNILNILIEVVSVGGGRRASVIVTKGGTQILLQLLLTASKDCPPNEELMVLLHTLLAKIGQKDKKIGMKARITGVLSTSLNLVKHNLQNHRLVLPCLQVLRVYSTNSVNAVSLGKNGVVELLFKIIGPFSKKNTSLIKVALDTLAALLKSKTNARRAVDRGYVQVLLTIYIDWHHHDGRHRYMLIRKGVLQCIKSVTNIKLGRKAFLDANGMKILYNTSQECLAVRTLDPLVNTSSLIMRKCFPKNRLPLPTIKSAFHFQLPVIPASGPVAQLYSLPPDVDDVVDESDDNDDAEIETETEAETETEIDDDKDQHFKNDDIETDINKLKPRRELGRSMEELKMYEQFFPELSENFQELDLVSKERKPFAPDANMSRPIVVPTASEENSAEVNPSTKGVALKVCSPLLAEGYNRRPVFLGLPKKDNVKDSNLHQENDEKNMLPSSQCLSQEIVKGLDRISLQNNEKSDQYYGTGCVVKKESKANPTTLACSKSCDHVSPCGGSLFEGPSVQLGKLCCTGVDSEEEGDSSSSGEHVMLQVSDVSPVHDCDLYLEIVKNTKSIPDYSEVAYPDYFGHIPPPFKEPILERPYGVQRTKICQDIERLIYQNDIIDRVVYDLDNLSCSVPEEADVLKFNSKFESGNLRKVIQIRKNEYDLILNSDINSNHYHQWFYFEVSGMKTGIGYRFNIINCEKSNSQFNYGMQPLMYSVQEALHSRPCWTRVGRDICYYKNHFSRSSIAAGGQKGKSYYTITFTVTFRHKDDVCYFAYHYPYTYTTLKMHLKKLESMHNPQQIYFRQDVLCETLAGNSCPLVTITAMPESNYYEHISQFRNRPYIFLSARVHPGETNASWVMKGTLEYLMSNSPNAQCLRESYIFKIIPMLNPDGVINGNHRCSLSGEDLNRQWQNPNPDLHPTIYHAKGLLQYLAAINRLPLVYCDYHGHSRKKNVFMYGCSIKETMWHTSVNAATCGLTEDPSYRVLPKILSQTAPAFCMGSCSFVVEKSKESTARVVVWREIGVQRSYTMESTLCGCDQGKYKGLQIGTRELEEMGAKFCVGLLHLKGMSSPLEYNLSSSLLDIENELMESSCKVTSPTTYVLDEDEPRFLEEVDYSAESNDDQDVELADNTGDYEATNQDDGLSDSDSARILLS, from the exons TGTTCCTGCCAGTTCTCGGACTTTAtccctgctgtcacagctggagAAGATCAATGTGGGCTCTGTATCAGGAGAACCAGACAATGCCAGATATGTTACCTCGAAGATCCTTCATATGGTCCAGAGTCAAG AAAAAACCAGGAAAGAGATTACATCTAAGGGCTCTACTGGAATAGATGTTATTTTGTCAACCCTAGAG AACACAAGAGATCTTCAAACTATTCTAAATATATTGAATATTCTCATTGAAGTAGTCTCCGTTG GTGGTGGTCGGAGAGCAAGTGTCATAGTCACCAAAGGAGGGACACAGATCTTGTTACAGCTGCTTTTGACTGCCAGCAAAGACTGTCCACCAAATGAAGAACTAATGGTGCTTCTTCATACTCTTCTTGCAAAAATTGGTCAAAAAG ACAAGAAGATTGGCATGAAAGCAAGAATAACTGGTGTCCTAAGCACATCGTTGAATTTAGTGAAGCATAATTTACAGAACCACAGGCTAGTATTGCCATGTCTTCAAGTATTAAGAGTTTATTCAACCAACT CTGTAAATGCAGTATCTCTGGGAAAGAATGGAGTAGTAGAACTGCTGTTTAAGATCATTGGTCCTTTTAGTAAAAAGAACACTAGCCTTATAAA GGTTGCTTTAGACACACTTGCTGCATTGCTAAAATCAA aaacaaaTGCCAGGAGAGCAGTAGACAGAGGATATGTGCAGGTGCTTTTAACGATTTACATTGATTGGCACCATCATGATGGTCGACACAGATACATGCTGATACGTAAAGGAGTGTTACAGTGCATTAAAAGTGTTACAAATATcaaactgggaagaaaagccTTTCTTGATGCCAATGGGATGAAAATTCTTTACAACACTTCACAG GAGTGCCTTGCAGTAAGAACTCTTGATCCTCTCGTCAATACATCCAGCCTAATaatgagaaaatgttttcccaaaAATCGTCTTCCTTTACCAACTATTAAAAGTGCTTTCCATTTCCAACTCCCAGTTATTCCTGCCAGTGGTCCTGTGGCTCAGCTGTACAGTTTGCCTCCTGATG TGGATGATGTAGTAGATGAAAGTGATGATAACGATGATGCTGAAATAGAAACCGAAACAGAAGCTGAAACTGAAACTGAAATAGATGATGACAAGGACCAACATTTTAAG AATGATGATATTGAGACTGATATTAATAAACTGAAACCTAGACGGGAATTGGGAAGATCCATGGAAGAACTGAAAATGTATGAGCAATTTTTCCCGGAACTTTCGGAAAACTTTCAG gaattGGACTTAGTTTCCAAGGAACGAAAGCCTTTTGCACCTGATGCAAATATGAGTAGACCTATTGTTGTTCCTACAGCCAGTGAGGAGAACTCTGCTGAAGTAAATCCATCAACAAAAGGAGTTGCTTTAAAGGTGTGCAGTCCTTTATTGGCAGAGGGATACAATAGAAGACCAGTGTTTCTGGGACTACCAAAGAAAGATAACGTGAAAGACAGTAATTTACATCaggaaaatgatgaaaaaaacatGCTTCCATCAAGCCAGTGTCTAAGCCAAGAAATTGTGAAAGGCTTGGACAGAATCAGTCtccaaaacaatgaaaaaagtgATCAGTATTATGGTACAGGGTGTGTAGtaaagaaggaaagcaaagctaATCCTACCACACTTGCTTGTAGTAAATCCTGTGATCATGTTTCACCCTGTGGAGGTAGTCTCTTTGAAGGACCATCTGTCCAGCTGGGAAAACTCTGCTGCACTGGAGTGGATTCAGAGGAGGAGGGGGATTCCAGTTCATCAGGAGAACATGTCATGCTTCAAGTTTCTGATGTATCACCAGTTCATGACTGTGATCTTTATCTTGAAATAGTGAAGAACACAAAGTCTATTCCAGATTACTCAGAAGTGGCCTATCCAGATTATTTTGGCCATATTCCTCCCCCATTTAAGGAACCTATTCTGGAAAGGCCATATGGGGTGCAGAG gacAAAAATCTGCCAAGATATTGAAAGGCTGATTTATCAAAATGACATTATAGATAGAGTTGTGTATGACCTTGATAATTTGAG TTGTTCTGTACCAGAGGAGGCAGATGTTTTGAAGTTTAATTCCAAATTTGAATCTGGAAACCTGCGCAAAGTTATTCAGATCAGAAA aaatgagtATGATCTAATTCTGAACTCAGATATAAATAGCAATCATTATCATCAGTGGTTTTACTTTGAAGTCAGTGGAATGAAAACTGGCATTGGTTACCGTTTTAACATCATCAACTGTGAAAAGTCGAACAGTCAGTTCAACTACG gTATGCAGCCCCTCATGTATTCTGTTCAGGAAGCACTGCATTCTCGACCATGTTGGACTCGTGTTGGGAGAGATATATGTTACTACAA gaatcACTTTTCAAGAAGTTCAATTGCTGCTGGGGGCCAGAAAGGAAAATCCTATTACACAATTACATTCACAGTGACTTTCCGACATAAAGATGATGTGTGCTACTTTGCTTACCATTATCCATATACATACACAACTTTAAAG ATGCATCTTAAGAAGCTGGAATCTATGCACAACCCTCAACAGATATATTTTCGGCAAGATGTTCTCTGTGAGACCCTGGCTGGCAACAGCTGTCCATTAGTCACTATTACAGCTATGCCAGAGTCCAATTACTATGAACATATCTCTCAGTTCA GGAATCGTCCTTATATATTCCTGTCTGCTCGTGTACATCCTGGAGAGACTAATGCAAGCTGGGTTATGAAGGGAACACTGGAATACCTTATGAGCAATAGTCCAAATGCGCAGTGTTTACGGGAAtcttatattttcaaaattattcccATGCTCAATCCAGATGGTGTCATCAATGGAAA CCACCGTTGCTCTTTAAGTGGAGAAGATTTAAACAGACAGTGGCAAAATCCAAATCCAGACCTGCATCCCACTATTTACCATGCTAAAGGGTTGCTGCAATATCTGGCTGCTATAAATCGTTTGCCTTTG GTCTACTGTGATTATCATGGTCATTCTCGTAAAAAGAATGTATTTATGTATGGCTGCAGCATCAAAGAGACAATGTGGCATACAAGTGTTAATGCTGCCACTTGTGGCCTGACAGAAGACCCTAGTTACAGG GTACTCCCCAAGATCCTGAGCCAGACTGCCCCCGCGTTCTGCatgggcagctgcagctttgttGTGGAAAAATCCAAGGAATCTACAGCACGAGTTGTTGTCTGGAGAGAGATAGGAGTACAAAGGAGCTACACAATGGAAAGCACTTTATGTGGATGTGACCAGGGCAAGTATAAA ggGTTGCAGATAGGTACAAGAGAACTGGAGGAGATGGGAGCAAAGTTCTGTGTTGGCTTGCTGCATTTAAAAGGAATGTCCTCACCTTTGGAATACAACCTGTCTTCTAGTCTGTTGGATATTGAAAATGAGCTGATGGAGTCAAGCTGTAAAGTGACAAG
- the AGTPBP1 gene encoding cytosolic carboxypeptidase 1 isoform X3 has product MNKAKISSEKSVPASSRTLSLLSQLEKINVGSVSGEPDNARYVTSKILHMVQSQEKTRKEITSKGSTGIDVILSTLENTRDLQTILNILNILIEVVSVGGGRRASVIVTKGGTQILLQLLLTASKDCPPNEELMVLLHTLLAKIGQKDKKIGMKARITGVLSTSLNLVKHNLQNHRLVLPCLQVLRVYSTNSVNAVSLGKNGVVELLFKIIGPFSKKNTSLIKVALDTLAALLKSKTNARRAVDRGYVQVLLTIYIDWHHHDGRHRYMLIRKGVLQCIKSVTNIKLGRKAFLDANGMKILYNTSQECLAVRTLDPLVNTSSLIMRKCFPKNRLPLPTIKSAFHFQLPVIPASGPVAQLYSLPPDVDDVVDESDDNDDAEIETETEAETETEIDDDKDQHFKNDDIETDINKLKPRRELGRSMEELKMYEQFFPELSENFQELDLVSKERKPFAPDANMSRPIVVPTASEENSAEVNPSTKGVALKVCSPLLAEGYNRRPVFLGLPKKDNVKDSNLHQENDEKNMLPSSQCLSQEIVKGLDRISLQNNEKSDQYYGTGCVVKKESKANPTTLACSKSCDHVSPCGGSLFEGPSVQLGKLCCTGVDSEEEGDSSSSGEHVMLQVSDVSPVHDCDLYLEIVKNTKSIPDYSEVAYPDYFGHIPPPFKEPILERPYGVQRTKICQDIERLIYQNDIIDRVVYDLDNLSCSVPEEADVLKFNSKFESGNLRKVIQIRKNEYDLILNSDINSNHYHQWFYFEVSGMKTGIGYRFNIINCEKSNSQFNYGMQPLMYSVQEALHSRPCWTRVGRDICYYKNHFSRSSIAAGGQKGKSYYTITFTVTFRHKDDVCYFAYHYPYTYTTLKMHLKKLESMHNPQQIYFRQDVLCETLAGNSCPLVTITAMPESNYYEHISQFRNRPYIFLSARVHPGETNASWVMKGTLEYLMSNSPNAQCLRESYIFKIIPMLNPDGVINGNHRCSLSGEDLNRQWQNPNPDLHPTIYHAKGLLQYLAAINRLPLVYCDYHGHSRKKNVFMYGCSIKETMWHTSVNAATCGLTEDPSYRVLPKILSQTAPAFCMGSCSFVVEKSKESTARVVVWREIGVQRSYTMESTLCGCDQGKYKC; this is encoded by the exons TGTTCCTGCCAGTTCTCGGACTTTAtccctgctgtcacagctggagAAGATCAATGTGGGCTCTGTATCAGGAGAACCAGACAATGCCAGATATGTTACCTCGAAGATCCTTCATATGGTCCAGAGTCAAG AAAAAACCAGGAAAGAGATTACATCTAAGGGCTCTACTGGAATAGATGTTATTTTGTCAACCCTAGAG AACACAAGAGATCTTCAAACTATTCTAAATATATTGAATATTCTCATTGAAGTAGTCTCCGTTG GTGGTGGTCGGAGAGCAAGTGTCATAGTCACCAAAGGAGGGACACAGATCTTGTTACAGCTGCTTTTGACTGCCAGCAAAGACTGTCCACCAAATGAAGAACTAATGGTGCTTCTTCATACTCTTCTTGCAAAAATTGGTCAAAAAG ACAAGAAGATTGGCATGAAAGCAAGAATAACTGGTGTCCTAAGCACATCGTTGAATTTAGTGAAGCATAATTTACAGAACCACAGGCTAGTATTGCCATGTCTTCAAGTATTAAGAGTTTATTCAACCAACT CTGTAAATGCAGTATCTCTGGGAAAGAATGGAGTAGTAGAACTGCTGTTTAAGATCATTGGTCCTTTTAGTAAAAAGAACACTAGCCTTATAAA GGTTGCTTTAGACACACTTGCTGCATTGCTAAAATCAA aaacaaaTGCCAGGAGAGCAGTAGACAGAGGATATGTGCAGGTGCTTTTAACGATTTACATTGATTGGCACCATCATGATGGTCGACACAGATACATGCTGATACGTAAAGGAGTGTTACAGTGCATTAAAAGTGTTACAAATATcaaactgggaagaaaagccTTTCTTGATGCCAATGGGATGAAAATTCTTTACAACACTTCACAG GAGTGCCTTGCAGTAAGAACTCTTGATCCTCTCGTCAATACATCCAGCCTAATaatgagaaaatgttttcccaaaAATCGTCTTCCTTTACCAACTATTAAAAGTGCTTTCCATTTCCAACTCCCAGTTATTCCTGCCAGTGGTCCTGTGGCTCAGCTGTACAGTTTGCCTCCTGATG TGGATGATGTAGTAGATGAAAGTGATGATAACGATGATGCTGAAATAGAAACCGAAACAGAAGCTGAAACTGAAACTGAAATAGATGATGACAAGGACCAACATTTTAAG AATGATGATATTGAGACTGATATTAATAAACTGAAACCTAGACGGGAATTGGGAAGATCCATGGAAGAACTGAAAATGTATGAGCAATTTTTCCCGGAACTTTCGGAAAACTTTCAG gaattGGACTTAGTTTCCAAGGAACGAAAGCCTTTTGCACCTGATGCAAATATGAGTAGACCTATTGTTGTTCCTACAGCCAGTGAGGAGAACTCTGCTGAAGTAAATCCATCAACAAAAGGAGTTGCTTTAAAGGTGTGCAGTCCTTTATTGGCAGAGGGATACAATAGAAGACCAGTGTTTCTGGGACTACCAAAGAAAGATAACGTGAAAGACAGTAATTTACATCaggaaaatgatgaaaaaaacatGCTTCCATCAAGCCAGTGTCTAAGCCAAGAAATTGTGAAAGGCTTGGACAGAATCAGTCtccaaaacaatgaaaaaagtgATCAGTATTATGGTACAGGGTGTGTAGtaaagaaggaaagcaaagctaATCCTACCACACTTGCTTGTAGTAAATCCTGTGATCATGTTTCACCCTGTGGAGGTAGTCTCTTTGAAGGACCATCTGTCCAGCTGGGAAAACTCTGCTGCACTGGAGTGGATTCAGAGGAGGAGGGGGATTCCAGTTCATCAGGAGAACATGTCATGCTTCAAGTTTCTGATGTATCACCAGTTCATGACTGTGATCTTTATCTTGAAATAGTGAAGAACACAAAGTCTATTCCAGATTACTCAGAAGTGGCCTATCCAGATTATTTTGGCCATATTCCTCCCCCATTTAAGGAACCTATTCTGGAAAGGCCATATGGGGTGCAGAG gacAAAAATCTGCCAAGATATTGAAAGGCTGATTTATCAAAATGACATTATAGATAGAGTTGTGTATGACCTTGATAATTTGAG TTGTTCTGTACCAGAGGAGGCAGATGTTTTGAAGTTTAATTCCAAATTTGAATCTGGAAACCTGCGCAAAGTTATTCAGATCAGAAA aaatgagtATGATCTAATTCTGAACTCAGATATAAATAGCAATCATTATCATCAGTGGTTTTACTTTGAAGTCAGTGGAATGAAAACTGGCATTGGTTACCGTTTTAACATCATCAACTGTGAAAAGTCGAACAGTCAGTTCAACTACG gTATGCAGCCCCTCATGTATTCTGTTCAGGAAGCACTGCATTCTCGACCATGTTGGACTCGTGTTGGGAGAGATATATGTTACTACAA gaatcACTTTTCAAGAAGTTCAATTGCTGCTGGGGGCCAGAAAGGAAAATCCTATTACACAATTACATTCACAGTGACTTTCCGACATAAAGATGATGTGTGCTACTTTGCTTACCATTATCCATATACATACACAACTTTAAAG ATGCATCTTAAGAAGCTGGAATCTATGCACAACCCTCAACAGATATATTTTCGGCAAGATGTTCTCTGTGAGACCCTGGCTGGCAACAGCTGTCCATTAGTCACTATTACAGCTATGCCAGAGTCCAATTACTATGAACATATCTCTCAGTTCA GGAATCGTCCTTATATATTCCTGTCTGCTCGTGTACATCCTGGAGAGACTAATGCAAGCTGGGTTATGAAGGGAACACTGGAATACCTTATGAGCAATAGTCCAAATGCGCAGTGTTTACGGGAAtcttatattttcaaaattattcccATGCTCAATCCAGATGGTGTCATCAATGGAAA CCACCGTTGCTCTTTAAGTGGAGAAGATTTAAACAGACAGTGGCAAAATCCAAATCCAGACCTGCATCCCACTATTTACCATGCTAAAGGGTTGCTGCAATATCTGGCTGCTATAAATCGTTTGCCTTTG GTCTACTGTGATTATCATGGTCATTCTCGTAAAAAGAATGTATTTATGTATGGCTGCAGCATCAAAGAGACAATGTGGCATACAAGTGTTAATGCTGCCACTTGTGGCCTGACAGAAGACCCTAGTTACAGG GTACTCCCCAAGATCCTGAGCCAGACTGCCCCCGCGTTCTGCatgggcagctgcagctttgttGTGGAAAAATCCAAGGAATCTACAGCACGAGTTGTTGTCTGGAGAGAGATAGGAGTACAAAGGAGCTACACAATGGAAAGCACTTTATGTGGATGTGACCAGGGCAAGTATAAA tGTTAA